The DNA window GTCAGAGGGAAAGCAAGGCCCAGGAGTGTGGCaagagcaggggcagctctgggtacAAGGGATGGGACAGATCTGGCCTCGGATTCCAGGGGAGCAGCGTGGCCTCTCCCTGTGACTGACCCTGGCTCAGGACCAGGAGATCACAAACTGCTCCCACATGGGCAGCGACACAGGGACCCTCAGCACctgaggggagaaggaaggtgaGAAGAGCCAGGAGCGTCAGAGCCCAGGGAGGTCCTGCCCCTCGCAgagccacagcctggcacagccctggtcCCACAGATCCCCTGGGAAGGGCACCCCTGTGCTCTGCCGGACCCCACCAGCTGCACTCTGGGTCCCTTCCTGGCCGTCACCCCTTCCCAGGGTGGGGACAAGCACTCACCTGGGTGTCACTGCGGTAGGAGAAGTCACTCACGATGGCACCGTTGGCCAGGACCCGGCGGGGAGGGCTGGTGACACCCAGCACAGTGACAGCCTCCAGCAGGATCCCGTCGAGGTGGGGACTGGCCCTCAGCAGCTGGCTGAGCACGGCgtcctggggacagcggggatggCACCGagtgctcccagctctcctccaggtgcccctgtgccaccactgggca is part of the Catharus ustulatus isolate bCatUst1 chromosome 20, bCatUst1.pri.v2, whole genome shotgun sequence genome and encodes:
- the GAA gene encoding lysosomal alpha-glucosidase translates to MALVVALTPDGFARGDLFWDDGDSWETFERGDYTEILFLASNDAVLSQLLRASPHLDGILLEAVTVLGVTSPPRRVLANGAIVSDFSYRSDTQVLRVPVSLPMWEQFVISWS